In a genomic window of Erigeron canadensis isolate Cc75 chromosome 5, C_canadensis_v1, whole genome shotgun sequence:
- the LOC122599730 gene encoding flowering time control protein FPA, whose amino-acid sequence MSFRGGRGRDRPRRDYGSRSEEKSQHHGGGGVGGGGGGGRGRGNAPPSRHLWVGNLSHSLTERALSNHFREFGELESVAFQPGRSYAFINFIDEGAAFAAFEALQGFVLAGNALRIEFTKADKSSKPSHDDGYLQKRDETRSAIRGSPFPPRDSRARHIPPEPIYPDNISKTNSKTSEQPSEVLWVGFPESLRVDEDSLWNAFSPFGEIENVSAFPGRTYAFVRYKHLDSACRAKDNLQGKLFNNPRVHICFARNDSGPSNNSRNLINDPSSPRARTYGRQGSVENFRHDRYLETERTRRSPRFVDPEGLDDGMGYDRKGNRPTARNVPFEHRFQEVGPESGLPGNIYGRLSPLRDRGGDFHDLPPRNTSHQGPFYEDEWDLPEDALVYHGAKKLKSSLVPPEPELPEYPFSESEQVKHIVSRPPEFSHHGMVDNNLGHLGYHNHNQLPDLPVKITQPYGNPRNAAYDSFQTSSVPLPQNPTEWKKSTPEPAIGEWKWEGVIAKGGTAICRARCFPVGKVLDMILPEFLDCTARTSLDMLSKHYYQAASSWVVFFVPESDADMGFYNEFMNYLGEKQRAAVAKLDDKTTLFLVPPSDFSEKILKVPGKLSISGVILRLEQSSSSVEALPPPPPLPQPQLARPDPYLVSSFGEASRTSFASPSGPHPPPGQPFSNLGKPVVSTSLQGLPPAPIPFHVENTQDHVYQNQLSASRNPAQSRSGGDFMVPPANDSSNYRTQNPPLPQYGHQEAGGIQQDQLAQLVSYLGNARQQGTGVSMGEEFRQSSNTMISDNGYRMSQTLPSPSMHSEQHPSSQYRQMQPQFQQQQVSNVGLAPSGQGNTQEETDTDPQKRLQVTLELAATLLKQIQQGKT is encoded by the exons ATG AGTTTTAGAGGAGGTAGGGGAAGGGACAGACCAAGGAGGGACTACGGATCGAGATCGGAAGAGAAAAGTCAACATCACGGCGGTGGTGGTgtcggcggcggcggcggcggtggtcgtggtcGAGGCAATGCACCGCCTTCCAGGCATTTGTGGGTTGGGAATTTGTCACATAGTTTGACTGAACGTGCGTTGAGCAATCACTTTAGAGAGTTTGGGGAGCTCGAGAGTGTGGCGTTTCAGCCTGGACGTAGCTACGCTTTTATCAATTTTATTGATGAAGGTGCGGCTTTTGCGGCATTTGAAGCACTTCAAGGTTTTGTGCTTGCGGGGAATGCACTTAGAATTGAGTTTACAAAGGCG GACAAGTCGTCAAAACCATCACACGACGATGGCTACTTACAAAAGCGAGATGAAACTCGTTCTGCCATTAGAGGATCTCCATTCCCTCCACGGGACTCTAGGGCCCGCCACATTCCTCCTGAACCAATTTATCCCGACAACATATCCAAAACCAACAGTAAAACTTCTGAACAACCCAGTGAAGTTTTGTGGGTCGGGTTCCCAGAGTCTTTGAGAGTAGATGAAGACAGTTTATGGAACGCATTCTCCCCATTCGGTGAAATCGAAAACGTATCCGCTTTTCCCGGTCGAACTTATGCTTTTGTCAGATACAAACATCTTGATTCTGCCTGCAGGGCAAAAGATAATTTACAGGGAAAATTGTTTAACAATCCCAGGGTCCATATCTGTTTTGCTCGGAATGATTCTGGGCCATCAAACAATTCAAGAAACTTGATAAATGACCCTTCCTCCCCCCGAGCCAGAACATATGGACGCCAGGGTTCAGTTGAGAACTTTAGACATGATAGATACCTTGAGACTGAGCGCACTAGAAGATCCCCTCGATTTGTGGATCCGGAGGGTCTTGATGATGGCATGGGTTATGACAGGAAAGGTAACAGACCAACAGCTAGGAATGTTCCTTTTGAACATAGGTTTCAAGAAGTAGGACCTGAATCAGGACTACCTGGAAATATATATGGACGTCTCAGTCCTTTAAGGGACCGAGGGGGCGATTTCCATGATTTACCCCCGAGGAATACATCTCACCAAGGCCCATTTTATGAGGATGAATGGGATTTGCCAGAAGATGCATTAGTTTATCATGGTGCAAAGAAACTGAAGAGCAGTTTAGTTCCTCCTGAACCGGAGCTTCCAGAGTATCCTTTCTCTGAATCTGAACAAGTGAAACACATTGTCTCTAGACCACCTGAGTTTTCCCACCACGGGATGGTTGATAACAATTTAGGACATCTTGGGTATCATAACCATAATCAGCTCCCTGATCTACCTGTCAAAATCACTCAACCATATGGCAATCCCCGCAATGCAGCTTATGATTCTTTCCAGACTAGTTCAGTTCCATTGCCTCAAAATCCTACTGAATGGAAGAAATCAACTCCTGAACCTGCAATTGGAGAGTGGAAATGGGAAGGTGTTATAGCAAAGGGAGGGACAGCAATCTGTCGTGCTCGTTGCTTTCCTGTTGGGAAAGTACTAGACATGATATT GCCAGAGTTCTTAGACTGCACTGCCAGGACTAGCTTAGATATGCTATCGAAACATTACTATCAAGCAGCTAGCTCATGGGTTGTATTCTTTGTTCCTGAAAGTGATGCTGACATGGGATTTTACAATGAATTCATGAACTATTTAGGAGAGAAACAACGTGCTGCGGTGGCTAAACTTGATGACAAAACCACCTTGTTTCTTGTACCCCCCTCAGATTTCTCCGAGAAAATACTTAAAGTACCTGGAAAACTGAGTATTTCTGGTGTCATCTTGAGGTTAGAACAATCATCTTCTAGTGTCGAGGCTCTTCCACCTCCACCGCCGCTGCCTCAACCTCAACTTGCGAGGCCTGATCCATATTTAGTGTCTTCTTTTGGAGAAGCTTCAAGAACATCATTTGCATCACCTTCTGGACCCCACCCACCACCGGGTCAACCTTTTTCAAATCTTGGTAAACCTGTAGTTAGTACATCTTTACAGGGGTTACCTCCTGCCCCAATACCATTTCATGTTGAAAACACACAAGACCATGTTTACCAGAATCAACTCTCAGCTAGTAGAAATCCGGCACAATCAAGAAGTGGTGGCGATTTCATGGTTCCACCTGCAAATGATTCAAGCAATTATAGAACTCAAAATCCTCCATTGCCACAATATGGTCATCAGGAAGCCGGTGGCATTCAACAAGATCAACTTGCACAATTAGTATCTTATCTTGGGAACGCAAGGCAACAAGGAACTGGTGTTTCAATGGGAGAAGAGTTTAGGCAATCTAGCAATACAATGATTTCTGATAATGGTTATAGAATGTCGCAAACACTTCCTTCACCAAGTATGCATTCTGAGCAGCATCCATCATCACAGTACCGTCAAATGCAGCCACAGTTTCAGCAGCAACAAGTATCAAACGTAGGACTGGCTCCAAGTGGTCAAGGAAACACACAGGAAGAAACGGATACAGATCCACAGAAACGGTTACAGGTGACATTAGAGTTGGCTGCTACTCTTCTCAAGCAGATTCAACAAGGGAAAACTTAA
- the LOC122601540 gene encoding vacuolar cation/proton exchanger 3-like — protein sequence MGTINNLKIVGINSHLDMKALEGKSIIELQDANRAIPVSTTRTMPFLKVGSETFDSNRAWRIMLASIKIAFLSDKINLLLPCGPIAMLVDQLTNCQGWVFLLSLLGIIPLAERLSWATEQLVFYTGPTVGSLLNATFGNATELIISLFALKQGMLRLVQQSLLGSVLSNMLLVLGCALFCGGIANHNKEQLFNKSNARMNVGLLLMAVMAISFPTALHVTQTELDIGTSILVLSRFSSCILLVAYGIFIIFQLTNHKQNYAPIKEKKNFQDGSPIGNPGDEEAADISKWESIIWLGILTILISVLSEYLVNAIEGASVAMDVPVTFISVILLPIVGNAAEHASAIIFAVKDKLDISLGVAIGSSTQISMFVMPFCVVVGWIIGRPMDLNFEIFETSSLFMTILLVACILQEGTSNYLKGLMLLFCYTIVAASFYVHVDPASIRELSHLFSSTCHL from the exons ATGAAAGCATTAGAAGGAAAGTCAATAATCGAGCTACAAGATGCTAATCGGGCTATACCTGTTTCAACTACAAGAACTATGCCTTTCCTAAAAGTTGGTTCTGAAACTTTTGACAGTAACCGTGCATGGAGAATAATGTTAGCCAGTATAAAGATTGCTTTCTTGTCTGATAAAATAAATTTACTCTTACCTTGTGGTCCTATAGCAATGCTGGTTGATCAACTGACGAATTGTCAA GGTTGGGTCTTCTTGTTGAGCTTATTGGGCATCATACCTTTGGCAGAGCGTTTGAGTTGGGCCACCGA GCAACTGGTTTTCTACACCGGACCTACAG TTGGTAGCCTTCTTAATGCTACTTTTGGCAATGCAACAGAGTTAATAATCTCACTGTTTGCACTAAAGCAAGGCATGTTACGTCTTGTGCAGCAGTCATTACTAGGCTCAGTTTTGTCCAACATGTTGCTCGTGCTAGGATGTGCGCTTTTTTGTGGAGGAATTGCTAATCATAATAAGGAACAACTTTTTAACAAG TCAAATGCTCGGATGAATGTGGGATTGCTCTTGATGGCAGTCATGGCCATAAGTTTCCCAACTGCTCTCCATGTCACACAGACAGAATTGGATATTGGGACATCAATATTGGTCCTTTCAAGATTTAGTAGTTGTATATTGCTTGTGGCATATGGcatctttattatttttcagCTGACTAACCATAAGCAAAACTATGCACCCATCAAAGAG aaaaagaattttCAGGATGGTAGTCCAATTGGGAATCCGGGTGATGAAGAAGCTGCAGATATTTCAAAATGGGAATCAATCATATGGCTtggcattttgactattttaatTTCAGTTCTTTCAGAATATTTGGTCAATGCTATAGAG GGTGCGTCTGTTGCGATGGATGTCCCAGTGACGTTCATTAGCGTTATTCTGCTCCCTATTGTTGGAAATGCAGCAGAACATGCAAGTGCTATCATCTTTGCAGTCAAAGACAAACTT GACATTTCTTTAGGAGTGGCGATTGGATCTTCAACACAAATATCCATGTTTGtg ATGCCATTTTGTGTGGTCGTCGGATGGATCATTGGACGCCCAATGGATctgaattttgaaatttttgagaCATCAAGTCTTTTTATGACGATTCTGTTAGTAGCCTGCATTTTACAG GAGGGAACATCCAATTACCTCAAAGGACTAATGCTCTTGTTTTGTTATACGATTGTTGCTGCCAGTTTCTATGTACATGTCGATCCTGCATCTATACGTGAGTTGTCACACCTCTTTTCATCAACATGCCATTTGTAG